The proteins below are encoded in one region of Raphanus sativus cultivar WK10039 unplaced genomic scaffold, ASM80110v3 Scaffold2839, whole genome shotgun sequence:
- the LOC130506051 gene encoding probable BOI-related E3 ubiquitin-protein ligase 2 has product MHCIENKSLFPEKQTDQTLLILFITSFSVLSLLKEKQSLFFSVLAVKEMAIQAQLSYNNAPFIGTSGPEFSLINDDGGIQIDQSYTNQQALFHHQQNRSQGFLDVHMEKQRQEIDQFIRIQSERLRYALQEQRKQETETILRKMETKALVLMAHKEEEMSRALSKNMELENLLRKMETENQTWQRTARENEAMVATLNSTLEQVRERAAACRDDGTAAEDEGSFCGGDDGDNFPMSSCCLNCGSSGETRVVFLPCRHLCCCTGCEDGLALCPICNTPKKNRIEAFVF; this is encoded by the exons ATGCATTGTATTGAAAACAAAAGTTTATTTCCCGAGAAACAAACGGATCAGACCCTTTTGATTCTCTTTATTACTTCGTTCTCTGTTCTTTctttgttaaaagaaaaacaaagccttttcttctctgttttaGCTGTAAAGGAGATGGCAATACAAGCGCAGCTGAGTTACAACAACGCTCCGTTCATCGGAACTAGTGGCCCCGAGTTTTCGCTGATCAACGACGATGGCGGAATCCAAATCGACCAGTCGTATACGAACCAACAAGCTCTGTTTCACCATCAACAGAACCGTTCTCAGGGCTTTTTAGACGTTCATATGGAGAAACAGAGGCAAGAGATCGATCAGTTCATCAGAATACAG AGCGAGAGGTTGAGATATGCGTTGCAAGAACAGAGGAAGCAAGAAACAGAGACGATCTTGAGGAAGATGGAGACGAAAGCTTTGGTTTTGATGGCGCACAAGGAAGAAGAGATGTCGAGAGCGTTGAGCAAGAACATGGAGCTCGAGAATCTTCTGAGGAAGATGGAAACGGAGAACCAAACGTGGCAGAGAACGGCTCGTGAGAACGAAGCGATGGTCGCGACGCTCAACTCGACGCTTGAACAGGTTCGTGAGAGAGCCGCGGCGTGTCGCGACGACGGTACAGCGGCGGAGGACGAAGGGTCTTTCTGCGGAGGAGACGACGGAGATAATTTTCCGATGAGTAGTTGTTGCTTGAACTGTGGGTCTAGTGGAGAGACGAGAGTGGTGTTTCTGCCGTGTAGGCATCTCTGTTGCTGCACGGGTTGTGAGGATGGTCTAGCTCTCTGTCCGATCTGTAATACACCCAAGAAGAATAGAATCGAGGCCTTTGTTTTCTAG